The Cataglyphis hispanica isolate Lineage 1 chromosome 5, ULB_Chis1_1.0, whole genome shotgun sequence genome has a segment encoding these proteins:
- the LOC126849672 gene encoding uncharacterized protein LOC126849672, whose translation MMEINNVDEEDENVVIQGSALHEHLSNLGYTDFESVSISKTTFLEEKQYLNINIRSTIQKIYEQLFSFYSWITQEKSISEKQLNAILNAKVLLNDHLFAINNFISKCNDNSRKIKLQELIVTGVVLISSTCISLCKCKVLPILFTSSAIFCAGYIKYLRFSINRDLKNVISLQNELLAMCKESLKILRRNCKLKLNFETCFQQFSHFMERKVQYLQPLTKILVEFMGNITCIYYQCSLSIARLLPPDVCNEELFTKFESNSFEISGEIDYQALKKLYHTYLLVQSEMLYLLAIAYDSNTWIHHCQMIPETKLAHIIHILIKELTVHKIKLSEIINAYHSCKMEPVRHKTQKTKWQDPTVQLDLASYKLQLAYNQVFSIFKNIDDYISQEIDIDSETAEILMQKLDRAFKEIDVAKSLTEFVVLLMARSGFRKPRDAQSVTNDTMIHQNPNLPVIMNSDPEILDEVFEEYIKDDYLEPLHEETDEYLLEQRKLDKLLVKNFISELKEALLDKHKSMSERESKALQRIYKNISKDSISNTENNKDCQSIPIPPPMPAYYIWSNPSNDNNLRYKKIIPSTCKIKNGDLSIQKEIDDSNEEDDSARILKYKNIFNMPSMEACKIENEAPRTYLPQILLQTQAIQFATKLRPAFLQEETFVGSGENSEDEIIDNSSDNASNNNEENENS comes from the exons atgatggaAATAAATAACGTGGATGAGGAAGACGAAAATGTTGTGATACAA ggTAGCGCTCTTCATGAACATCTGTCAAACTTGGGTTATACCGACTTTGAAAGTGTATCTATATCCAAGACAACATTTTTGGAAGAgaagcaatatttaaatatt AATATTAGAAGtactatacaaaaaatttatgaacaattattttctttttattcctgGATAACACAg gaAAAGAGCATTTCTGAAAAGCAATTGAATGCTATTTTGAATGCAAAAGTTTTGTTGAACGATCATCTTTttgcgattaataattttataagcaaGTGCAATGACAATTCTAGAAA AATAAAGCTGCAGGAATTAATTGTGACTGGAGTagtattaatttcttcaacaTGTATTTCGTTGTGTAAATGTAAGGTGTTaccaatattatttacatcatCTGCAATCTTTTGTGCCGGTTACATAAAATACTTgcgtttttctataaatagagatttaaaaaatgttatatcatTACAAAATGAACTTCTTGCTATGTGTAAAGAAAGTCTTAAGATTTTACGacgtaattgtaaattaaaattgaattttgaaacatgttttcaacaattttc TCATTTCATGGAAAGAAAAGTGCAATATTTACAacctttaacaaaaattttagtcgaATTTATGGgaaatattacatgtatcTATTACCAATGTTCCCTATCAATTGCAAGGTTATTGCCACCAGATGTGTGTAATGAAGAATTGTTTACAAAATTCGAGAGTAATTCGTTTGAAATATCTGGTGAAATCGACTATCAAGCATTAAAG aaattatATCATACCTATCTTCTGGTACAATCAGAAATGTTGTATTTATTAGCTATTGCATATGATAGCAATACTTGGATACATCATTGTCAAATGATCCCTGAAACAAAATTAGCTCATATAATTCACATTTTGATTAAGGAATTGACAGtacataaaatcaaattgtcggaaattattaatgcttATCATAGTTGTAAAATGGAACCAGTTCGACATAA GACACAGAAGACCAAATGGCAAGATCCGACTGTTCAATTGGATTTGGCATCGTACAAGCTACAATTAGCCTATAATCAAgtgttttcaatatttaaaaatattgatgattaCATTAGTCAGGAAATTGACATTGATAGTGAAACAGCTGAGATACTAATGCAAAAGTTAGATAGAGCATTCAAAGAGATTGATGTAGCTAAGAGTTTGACAGAATTTGTTGTTTTACTAATGGCAAGATCGGGATTTCGTAAACCAAGGGATGCTCAGTCTGTAACTAATGATACTATGATACATCAGAATCCCAATTTGCCTGTAATAATGAATTCAGATCCGGAAATTCTCGATGAAGTAttcgaagaatatataaaagatgactATCTGGAACCTTTACACGAAGAAACAGACGAGTATTTGTTGGAACAACGAAAACTGGATAAACTTTtggtaaagaattttattagcgAATTGAAAGAAGCTCTACTTGATAAACATAAATCTATGTCCGAACGAGAATCGAAGGCCCTGCaacgtatatacaaaaatatatcaaaagattCTATATCGAATACTGAAAACAATAAAGACTGTCAATCTATACCTATTCCACCTCCAATGCCTGCTTACTATATATGGTCAAATCCatcaaatgataataatttgagatataaaaaaataattccttCCACttgtaagattaaaaatggtgATTTATCtattcaaaaagaaattgatgacTCGAATGAAGAAGACGATTCTGCAAGAATACTaaaatacaagaatatttttaatatgccaTCCATGGAAGCctgcaaaatagaaaatgaggCACCTCGTACGTATTTACCACAGATTCTGCTTCAAACACAAGCTATACAATTTGCTACAAAATTACGACCCGCTTTTCTTCAGGAAGAGACATTTGTAGGAAGTGGTGAAAATTCTGAGGATGAAATCATAGATAATTCAAGTGATAATgcaagtaataataatgaagagaatgaaaattcttga